A DNA window from Phaeobacter sp. A36a-5a contains the following coding sequences:
- a CDS encoding Hint domain-containing protein — translation MPCFTPGTTVATPQGSCAVEDLSVGDRVVTRDNGLQPIRWIGRRRLDRSALQAAAHLQPVLIAAGSLGNGMPERDLLLSPSHRVLIGNDKTAFYFENREILVAAKHLTGLSGVDAVETTSIDYLHFVCEDHQVVCADGAWIECFQPADQSQRGLDRAQRDEVLMLFPELQTRPPVPGAPAAQQSRRRPGCKAGAQWFIH, via the coding sequence GTGCCTTGCTTTACGCCCGGAACAACTGTTGCGACCCCTCAGGGGAGCTGCGCTGTCGAGGATCTGAGCGTCGGGGACCGTGTGGTGACCCGTGACAATGGTCTGCAGCCCATTCGCTGGATCGGGCGGCGGAGGCTGGATCGCAGCGCCCTGCAGGCGGCGGCACATCTGCAACCGGTGCTGATCGCGGCAGGGTCGCTTGGCAACGGGATGCCGGAGCGGGATCTGCTGCTCAGCCCGAGCCATCGGGTGCTGATCGGCAATGACAAGACTGCGTTTTATTTCGAGAATCGCGAGATACTGGTCGCGGCCAAACATCTGACCGGATTGTCCGGGGTCGATGCGGTAGAGACCACCAGCATCGACTATCTGCATTTTGTCTGTGAGGACCATCAGGTGGTCTGTGCCGACGGGGCGTGGATCGAGTGTTTTCAGCCTGCCGACCAGTCCCAGCGCGGGTTGGATCGCGCCCAGCGCGATGAGGTGCTGATGCTGTTTCCCGAGTTGCAGACACGGCCGCCGGTGCCCGGTGCGCCCGCTGCGCAGCAGTCGCGCCGACGGCCGGGGTGCAAGGCGGGGGCGCAGTGGTTCATCCACTAG
- a CDS encoding DUF3772 domain-containing protein — translation MIALMRGFVKCLAGLVLLISLAFPALAQLDARSKSYYEDWLRTANRAENVIDASRASNIALEQLRSELAEFRQTFQTKRGENGERIQTLQGQLDALGAPPGEGEEEPEDIAQLRDALTQQLNELRVPRIVAEEAYSRADGLINEIDKIVRERLTKRLFERGTSPLNPEHWPGALRDLVHASRAVGNETLSQLRNDTTSERISGDLVGILVLVLIGMLLILRGRPWAHLAGDYLRRYGARGTGVWTFVVSLLQVLLPLIGVIFLVAAVDLSGILGVRGSIFLESVPAWAFIMLSFHWLGEQLYTNQIENDLLPVQEGNQAETRFLIDMMAVILVLQDVFATIERIQNIPDSSSAVYAFPLISCAALILLRLHRIGAKQRQAQSEEEPEEGAIAAGANRIIAVVRRAIYLLGFAGPLLAAVGYLNAAEAVIYPAMLTLAMLAGLFVLQRFFADLYGFVTGKGSAARDSLFTALIGFALALVALPMLALIWGARVADLTELWSNFLEGFQIGDTRISPTAFLTFVTIFAVGYGLTRLVQGSLRNALLPKTRIDVGGQNAIVSGMGYVGIFLAALVAISMAGLDLSSLAIVAGALSVGIGFGLQTIVSNFVSGIILLVERPVSKGDWIEVGGLMGYVRDISVRSTRIETFDRTDVIVPNSDLITGTVTNYTRGNTVGRVIVPVGVSYGTDPRKVEAILIEVAKAHPMVLMNPPPSVVFQGFGADSLNFEIRAILRDVNWVLSVKSDMNYDIARRFDEAGIEIPFAQRDIWIRNPEALAGAAAAAAAPEAAPDSGPGSVQDSAARPSPAAAAAPASKRPETPDLEDLSNRDDAADSGDEDGDGDR, via the coding sequence ATGATCGCCCTCATGCGTGGTTTTGTGAAATGTCTGGCCGGGCTGGTTCTTCTGATCAGCCTGGCCTTTCCCGCTCTGGCCCAGCTCGATGCGCGTTCGAAATCCTATTACGAGGATTGGCTGCGCACCGCGAACCGGGCCGAAAACGTCATTGATGCCAGCCGCGCCTCCAATATCGCCTTGGAACAGCTGCGCAGCGAGCTGGCCGAATTCCGGCAGACCTTCCAGACCAAGCGTGGGGAAAACGGCGAGCGTATCCAGACCCTTCAGGGCCAGCTGGACGCGCTTGGCGCCCCACCGGGCGAGGGCGAGGAAGAGCCCGAAGACATCGCCCAGCTGCGCGACGCGCTGACCCAGCAGCTCAATGAGCTGCGGGTGCCGCGCATCGTCGCCGAAGAGGCCTACAGCCGCGCCGACGGCCTGATCAACGAGATCGACAAGATCGTCCGCGAACGGCTGACCAAACGACTGTTTGAACGCGGCACCTCGCCGCTCAACCCCGAACATTGGCCCGGCGCGCTGCGGGATCTGGTCCACGCCAGCCGCGCCGTGGGCAATGAAACCCTGTCGCAGCTGCGCAATGACACCACCAGCGAACGCATCAGCGGCGATCTGGTGGGCATTCTTGTGCTGGTGCTGATCGGTATGCTGCTGATCCTGCGCGGGCGCCCATGGGCGCATCTGGCGGGTGATTACCTGCGGCGCTACGGCGCGCGGGGCACCGGCGTCTGGACCTTTGTCGTCTCGCTGCTACAGGTGCTGCTGCCGCTGATCGGTGTCATCTTTCTGGTCGCAGCGGTCGATCTTTCGGGCATTCTTGGGGTGCGCGGCAGCATCTTCCTCGAATCCGTGCCGGCCTGGGCCTTTATCATGCTGTCGTTCCACTGGCTGGGCGAGCAGCTCTATACCAATCAGATCGAGAATGATCTGCTGCCCGTACAGGAGGGCAATCAGGCCGAGACCCGCTTTCTGATCGACATGATGGCGGTGATCCTGGTGCTGCAGGATGTTTTTGCCACCATCGAGCGGATCCAGAACATCCCGGACAGCAGTTCCGCGGTCTATGCCTTTCCGCTGATCAGCTGTGCTGCGCTGATCCTGCTGCGTCTGCACCGCATCGGGGCCAAGCAGCGTCAGGCACAGAGCGAGGAGGAGCCCGAGGAAGGCGCCATCGCCGCCGGGGCCAATCGCATCATCGCGGTGGTGCGCCGGGCGATCTACCTTCTCGGCTTTGCCGGGCCGCTGCTGGCTGCGGTGGGCTATCTCAACGCGGCCGAGGCGGTGATCTACCCGGCCATGCTGACGCTGGCGATGCTGGCGGGCTTGTTTGTCCTGCAACGGTTCTTTGCCGATCTCTACGGCTTTGTCACCGGCAAGGGTAGCGCCGCCCGCGACTCGCTCTTCACGGCGCTGATCGGCTTTGCACTGGCGCTGGTGGCGCTGCCGATGCTGGCGCTGATCTGGGGCGCGCGGGTTGCGGATCTGACGGAGCTGTGGTCGAACTTCCTCGAGGGCTTCCAGATTGGCGACACCCGTATTTCGCCCACCGCCTTTCTGACCTTTGTGACCATCTTTGCCGTCGGCTACGGTCTGACCCGGCTGGTGCAGGGCAGCCTGCGCAACGCGCTGCTGCCCAAGACCCGCATTGATGTCGGCGGCCAGAATGCCATCGTCTCCGGCATGGGCTATGTCGGGATTTTCCTGGCCGCTCTGGTGGCGATTTCGATGGCTGGTCTGGATCTGTCCTCGCTCGCCATTGTCGCCGGTGCGCTCTCTGTGGGCATCGGCTTTGGTCTGCAAACCATCGTGTCGAACTTTGTCTCCGGCATCATCCTTCTGGTCGAGCGCCCGGTGTCCAAGGGCGACTGGATCGAGGTTGGCGGCCTGATGGGCTATGTGCGCGATATCTCCGTGCGCTCCACCCGGATCGAGACCTTCGACCGCACCGATGTGATTGTTCCGAACTCGGATCTGATCACCGGCACCGTCACCAATTACACCCGCGGCAATACCGTGGGCCGGGTGATCGTGCCTGTCGGGGTCAGCTACGGCACCGACCCGCGCAAGGTCGAGGCCATCCTGATCGAGGTCGCCAAGGCACATCCGATGGTGTTGATGAACCCGCCGCCATCGGTGGTGTTTCAGGGCTTTGGGGCGGACAGTCTCAACTTTGAGATCCGCGCGATCCTGCGCGATGTGAACTGGGTCCTGTCGGTGAAATCCGACATGAACTACGACATCGCCCGCCGCTTCGACGAGGCCGGGATCGAGATCCCCTTCGCCCAGCGCGATATCTGGATCCGCAACCCCGAGGCGCTGGCCGGGGCGGCGGCGGCGGCCGCGGCGCCTGAAGCTGCGCCCGACTCTGGCCCCGGATCTGTTCAGGACAGCGCGGCCCGGCCATCACCGGCTGCGGCAGCGGCGCCCGCCAGCAAACGCCCCGAAACCCCGGATCTGGAGGACCTCTCCAACCGGGACGATGCAGCCGACAGCGGCGATGAAGACGGAGACGGCGATCGATGA
- the xylB gene encoding xylulokinase, whose protein sequence is MYLGIDLGTSGLRALMTDAAGRPVASAEAQYCVQTPHPGWSEQDPGDWITALDRAMDQLRDTPGYGQICGIAVAGHMHGAVLLDGADQVLRPCILWNDTRSAAEAAELDATAQVRDLSGNIVFPGFTAPKLLWVQRHEPEIFANTAKVLLPAAYLNLHLTGRHVADMSDSAGTSWLDVGARDWSEPLLRAGRMRRDQMPDLVEGCEPGGTLRPELAARWGFGKDVTVAGGAGDNAAAACGTGVMAPGQGFVSLGTSGVVLTARDGFHPDPATAVHTFCHAIPERWYQMGVMLSATDCLNWLGRITGRSPADLTAGLGDQLRPPGEVTFLPYLSGERTPHNSASLRGGFQGLSVATTPEDMARAVMEGVCYGLRDCLAALRSTGAELDSCLVIGGGSRSPYWVKLLATVLDLPLHLPQGGEFGAALGAARLARLAVTGEDPAEVLTAPQIARTVTPDAALRDGFDAAYATFRQRVSDMI, encoded by the coding sequence ATGTATCTTGGCATTGATCTTGGCACATCGGGGCTACGCGCGCTGATGACCGATGCGGCGGGCAGGCCCGTCGCCTCGGCTGAGGCGCAGTACTGCGTGCAGACCCCCCATCCCGGCTGGTCGGAACAGGATCCCGGCGACTGGATCACGGCGCTGGATCGCGCGATGGACCAGCTGCGGGATACCCCCGGCTATGGTCAGATATGCGGCATTGCAGTGGCAGGGCATATGCACGGTGCGGTGCTGCTGGACGGCGCAGATCAGGTGCTGCGGCCCTGCATCCTGTGGAACGACACCCGTTCCGCCGCTGAGGCGGCTGAGCTGGACGCAACGGCGCAGGTCCGCGATCTGAGCGGCAATATCGTCTTTCCGGGGTTCACCGCGCCGAAACTTTTGTGGGTGCAGCGCCACGAGCCGGAGATTTTTGCCAATACGGCCAAGGTCCTGCTGCCTGCGGCCTATCTGAACCTGCATCTGACCGGGCGCCATGTGGCTGACATGTCCGACAGCGCAGGCACCTCCTGGCTGGATGTGGGCGCGCGGGACTGGTCGGAGCCCCTGCTGCGCGCGGGTCGCATGCGGCGCGATCAAATGCCGGATCTGGTCGAGGGCTGCGAGCCTGGTGGTACCCTGCGTCCCGAACTGGCCGCGCGCTGGGGATTTGGCAAAGACGTGACCGTGGCCGGTGGCGCAGGCGACAATGCCGCTGCGGCCTGTGGCACCGGGGTGATGGCACCGGGGCAGGGGTTTGTCTCGCTTGGCACCTCCGGTGTGGTGCTGACCGCGCGAGACGGGTTCCACCCGGATCCGGCAACGGCGGTGCATACCTTCTGTCACGCGATCCCGGAGCGCTGGTATCAGATGGGGGTGATGCTCTCGGCCACCGATTGCCTGAACTGGCTGGGCCGGATCACCGGACGCAGCCCTGCGGATCTGACAGCAGGTCTTGGCGATCAGCTGCGCCCCCCCGGCGAGGTGACATTCCTTCCCTATCTCTCCGGTGAGCGCACGCCGCATAACTCGGCAAGCCTGCGCGGTGGGTTTCAGGGGCTGTCGGTCGCGACCACGCCCGAGGATATGGCCCGTGCGGTGATGGAGGGTGTCTGCTACGGGCTGCGCGACTGTCTGGCGGCGCTGCGCAGCACCGGCGCTGAGCTGGACAGCTGTCTGGTCATCGGCGGCGGCAGCAGATCACCCTATTGGGTCAAGCTGCTGGCCACGGTGCTGGACCTGCCGCTGCATCTCCCGCAGGGGGGTGAGTTCGGCGCCGCGCTTGGTGCGGCGCGACTGGCCCGGCTGGCGGTGACAGGTGAGGATCCCGCCGAGGTTCTGACCGCGCCGCAGATCGCGCGCACGGTCACCCCCGATGCTGCCCTGCGCGATGGTTTTGACGCAGCCTATGCAACCTTTCGCCAGCGGGTCAGCGACATGATCTGA
- a CDS encoding GcvT family protein — protein sequence MKTTTRVAVIGGGVVGCSVLYHLTKLGWSDVLLLERSELTSGSTWHAAGGFHTLNGDTNMAALQGYTIKLYKELEEITGMSCGLHHVGGVTLADNQERFDMLKAERAKHRFMGLETEIISPEEIKKIAPVTNIDGIIGGLYDPLDGHLDPSGTTHAYARAARMGGATIETHCKVIETSQRPDGSWDVVTDKGTVHAEHIVNAGGLWAREVGAMAGIYMPLHPMEHQYIVTDEVPEIAEIINAGGEHPHVMDPAGESYLRQEGRGLCIGFYEQPCKPWAVDGTPWDFGHELLPDDFDKIEDSIAFAYKRFPALERAGVKSVIHGPFTFAPDGNPLVGPVPGMRNYWSACAVMAGFSQGGGVGLMLAQWMVEGECERDTFAMDCARFGGWITPGYTRPKVIENYQKRFSIAYPNEELPAARPFRSTPMYDIFDGMGAVWGAQYGLEVPNYFATGDEPRYETPSFRRSNAFAATAREVKAVRENLGINEVHNFGKYLVKGAGARAWLDRIMAGRVPQPGRLSLTPMLSPKGRLIGDFTISCLSEDEFQLTASYGAQAYHMRWFLQNLDAGVQLENISDTRTGFQIAGPRARAVLQACTRQDISDMRFMDVRRLNLGMADCIVQRVSYTGDLGYEIYCDLPSQRALWDALWTAGQPHGMKPFGMRAMMSLRLDKFFGSWLREFSPDYTAAETGLDRFISFKKPVDFIGRAAAEAGRDTPPARRLCAFEVEADDADVTAYEPIWLDGAVVGFCTSGGYSHHAQKSIALGFVPTDRAEEGLAVEIEILGKMHKARLITRPLFDADGARMRG from the coding sequence ATGAAGACGACAACACGGGTAGCGGTGATCGGTGGCGGCGTTGTGGGGTGCTCGGTGCTCTATCACCTGACCAAGCTCGGCTGGTCCGATGTCCTGCTGCTGGAACGCTCGGAGCTGACCTCAGGCTCCACCTGGCACGCGGCGGGCGGCTTCCATACGCTGAACGGCGACACCAACATGGCGGCGCTGCAGGGCTACACCATCAAGCTCTACAAGGAGCTGGAGGAGATCACCGGCATGTCCTGCGGGTTGCACCATGTCGGCGGCGTCACCCTCGCGGACAACCAGGAACGCTTCGACATGCTGAAGGCGGAGCGCGCCAAGCACCGGTTCATGGGGCTGGAAACCGAGATCATCTCTCCCGAGGAGATCAAGAAAATCGCCCCGGTCACCAATATCGACGGCATCATCGGCGGTTTGTATGACCCGCTCGATGGCCACCTCGACCCCTCCGGCACCACCCACGCCTATGCCCGCGCCGCGCGCATGGGCGGCGCCACGATTGAAACCCACTGCAAGGTGATCGAGACCAGCCAGCGCCCCGATGGCAGCTGGGATGTGGTCACAGACAAGGGCACAGTGCACGCCGAACATATCGTCAACGCCGGCGGCCTCTGGGCGCGCGAGGTGGGCGCCATGGCCGGCATCTACATGCCCCTGCACCCGATGGAGCATCAATATATCGTCACCGACGAGGTGCCGGAGATCGCCGAAATCATCAACGCAGGGGGCGAGCATCCGCATGTGATGGACCCGGCCGGCGAAAGCTACCTCCGTCAGGAAGGCCGCGGCCTCTGCATCGGCTTCTATGAACAGCCCTGCAAACCCTGGGCCGTCGATGGCACGCCATGGGACTTCGGCCACGAACTGCTGCCCGATGATTTCGACAAGATCGAGGACAGCATCGCCTTCGCCTACAAACGCTTCCCGGCGCTCGAACGCGCAGGCGTCAAATCGGTGATCCACGGCCCCTTCACCTTTGCCCCCGACGGTAACCCGCTGGTCGGCCCGGTGCCGGGGATGCGCAACTACTGGTCCGCCTGCGCCGTCATGGCCGGCTTTAGCCAGGGCGGCGGCGTCGGGTTGATGCTGGCGCAATGGATGGTTGAAGGCGAATGCGAGCGCGATACCTTTGCAATGGACTGCGCCCGCTTCGGCGGCTGGATCACTCCGGGCTATACTCGGCCCAAAGTTATTGAAAACTATCAGAAACGCTTCTCCATCGCCTACCCGAACGAGGAGCTGCCCGCGGCCCGCCCGTTCCGCAGCACCCCGATGTATGACATCTTCGATGGCATGGGCGCGGTCTGGGGCGCGCAATACGGGCTGGAGGTGCCGAACTACTTCGCCACAGGCGACGAGCCGCGCTATGAAACCCCCTCCTTCCGCCGCTCCAACGCGTTCGCGGCCACCGCACGCGAAGTCAAAGCGGTGCGCGAAAACCTCGGCATCAACGAGGTCCACAACTTCGGCAAATACCTGGTCAAAGGCGCCGGCGCCCGCGCCTGGCTCGACCGCATCATGGCCGGCCGGGTGCCACAGCCGGGCCGCCTGTCGCTGACCCCGATGCTGTCGCCCAAGGGTCGCCTGATCGGTGATTTCACCATCTCCTGCCTGTCCGAGGACGAGTTCCAGCTCACCGCCTCTTACGGCGCGCAGGCCTATCATATGCGCTGGTTCCTGCAGAACCTGGACGCGGGCGTTCAGCTGGAAAACATCTCCGACACCCGCACAGGCTTCCAGATCGCAGGCCCCCGCGCGCGCGCGGTCCTGCAAGCCTGCACAAGGCAAGACATCTCGGACATGCGCTTCATGGATGTGCGCCGCCTGAACTTGGGCATGGCCGACTGCATCGTGCAGCGGGTCAGCTATACCGGGGATCTGGGCTATGAAATCTACTGCGACCTGCCCAGCCAGCGCGCCCTGTGGGACGCGCTGTGGACTGCAGGCCAGCCCCACGGCATGAAGCCCTTCGGCATGCGGGCGATGATGTCGCTGCGCCTGGACAAGTTCTTCGGCTCCTGGCTGCGCGAATTCTCTCCCGATTACACGGCGGCGGAAACCGGCTTGGACCGCTTTATCTCCTTCAAGAAACCCGTTGATTTCATTGGCCGCGCCGCGGCTGAGGCCGGACGCGACACACCGCCAGCCCGCCGGCTCTGCGCCTTTGAGGTGGAGGCTGACGACGCAGATGTGACCGCCTATGAGCCGATCTGGCTGGACGGCGCAGTTGTGGGCTTCTGCACCTCCGGCGGCTACTCCCACCACGCGCAGAAATCCATCGCACTCGGCTTTGTCCCCACCGACCGCGCTGAAGAGGGTCTGGCGGTCGAGATCGAGATCCTGGGCAAGATGCACAAGGCCCGACTGATCACCAGGCCGCTGTTTGATGCCGACGGCGCCCGGATGCGCGGCTGA
- the xylA gene encoding xylose isomerase, which yields MAGYFDDIAAITYNPDGDGLAYRHYNPDEMIMGKRMEDHLRFAVCYWHNFVWEGNDPFGGQTFDRPWFPADTMDLARMKAEAAFDMFRILGVPYYCFHDHDIRPEGASLAESHKRLNQVGDVLEQKMADGGPKLLWGTANMFSNRRYMAGASTNPDPDVFAYCASTVRACMDLTHRLNGENYVLWGGREGYETLLNTDLSRELEQMGRFLSMVVDYKHKIGFKGAILIEPKPQEPTKHQYDYDVATVYGFLKRFGLEDEVKVNIEQGHAILAGHSFEHEIAMANALGIFGSIDMNRNDYQSGWDTDQFPNNVPEVALAYYEILRGGGFTSGGTNFDAKLRRQSLDAEDLIAAHVGAMDVCARGLRAAAALLESDSLEAKRRDRYAGWTTAEAQAYLAEGATLEAIADQAEARALDPQPVSGRQEQLEAVVNRFV from the coding sequence ATGGCTGGCTATTTCGACGACATCGCAGCAATCACCTACAATCCAGATGGCGACGGGCTGGCCTATCGCCACTACAACCCCGATGAAATGATCATGGGCAAACGGATGGAGGATCACCTGCGCTTTGCCGTCTGCTACTGGCACAACTTTGTTTGGGAGGGGAACGACCCCTTTGGCGGGCAGACCTTTGATCGGCCGTGGTTCCCCGCCGATACCATGGATCTGGCGCGCATGAAGGCGGAGGCCGCCTTTGACATGTTCCGCATCCTCGGCGTGCCGTACTACTGTTTCCACGACCACGATATCCGGCCAGAAGGCGCAAGCCTCGCCGAAAGCCACAAACGCCTGAACCAGGTGGGCGATGTGCTGGAACAGAAAATGGCAGATGGCGGTCCGAAACTTCTGTGGGGGACGGCCAATATGTTCTCCAACCGCCGCTACATGGCCGGCGCCAGCACCAATCCCGACCCGGATGTCTTTGCCTATTGCGCCTCCACCGTGCGCGCCTGCATGGATCTGACCCATCGTCTGAACGGCGAGAACTATGTCCTTTGGGGCGGACGCGAGGGCTATGAAACCCTGCTCAACACCGATCTGTCGCGTGAGCTGGAGCAGATGGGCCGCTTCCTGTCGATGGTGGTCGATTACAAACACAAGATCGGCTTCAAAGGCGCGATCCTGATCGAGCCAAAGCCGCAGGAGCCGACCAAACACCAATATGACTACGACGTGGCCACCGTTTACGGCTTCCTCAAACGCTTTGGTCTTGAGGATGAGGTGAAGGTGAACATTGAACAGGGTCACGCCATCCTCGCCGGTCACAGCTTTGAACATGAGATCGCCATGGCCAATGCGCTGGGGATCTTTGGCTCCATCGACATGAACCGCAACGACTACCAGTCCGGCTGGGACACCGATCAGTTCCCCAACAACGTGCCGGAGGTGGCGCTGGCCTATTATGAAATTCTGCGCGGCGGTGGCTTTACCAGCGGCGGCACCAATTTCGATGCCAAGCTGCGCCGTCAGTCGCTGGATGCCGAGGATCTGATCGCGGCCCATGTGGGGGCCATGGACGTCTGCGCGCGGGGGCTACGCGCCGCCGCTGCCTTGCTGGAAAGTGATAGCCTCGAGGCCAAGCGCCGCGACCGTTACGCCGGTTGGACCACTGCCGAGGCGCAGGCCTATCTGGCCGAGGGCGCAACGCTGGAGGCCATCGCCGATCAGGCCGAGGCCAGGGCGCTTGATCCGCAGCCGGTCTCTGGCCGTCAGGAACAGCTGGAGGCGGTGGTCAACCGCTTCGTCTGA
- a CDS encoding LacI family DNA-binding transcriptional regulator produces MGKPTLHDVAAAAGVSYATADRVLNNRGGVAKKSQDRVRAAIAELGYQRDITAANLSRRRRYRFAFLLPMAGEGFFARLHEHVQSEQTRRAQARQQITITHVPAFDAAALVRAIENCAAEDYDGLCLVAVEDPQVEAALTSLRARGVAVVTLVADSPETTRDAYVGIDNRTAGRTAGDLMVLAHRGAASEGRGRILPITGSLSARDHADRYAGFCDVVSPGLPVLPPLETGDDPDVLEQALRRALDANPDITGVYNLGAGIPGLVAALSATARPHPPVVISHELCAATRDAVAQGLIDAVIDQKPAQEITAALAALVALSDGLPFDPLTAQIIPAVHFKHNMPPQPAVGPEERA; encoded by the coding sequence ATGGGAAAACCAACCCTACATGATGTCGCTGCTGCGGCCGGGGTCAGCTACGCCACGGCGGACCGGGTGCTGAACAATCGCGGCGGGGTGGCGAAAAAATCGCAGGACCGGGTGCGCGCCGCCATTGCCGAGCTGGGCTATCAGCGCGATATCACCGCCGCCAATCTGTCACGCCGTCGCCGCTACCGGTTTGCCTTTCTGCTGCCGATGGCGGGCGAGGGCTTCTTTGCCCGGCTGCATGAGCATGTCCAAAGCGAACAGACCCGCCGCGCGCAGGCGCGCCAGCAGATCACCATCACCCATGTGCCTGCCTTCGATGCGGCGGCGCTGGTGCGGGCGATCGAAAACTGCGCCGCCGAGGATTACGACGGTCTCTGCCTTGTGGCGGTGGAGGATCCGCAGGTTGAGGCCGCGCTGACCAGCCTGCGGGCCAGGGGTGTTGCCGTGGTCACACTGGTCGCCGACAGCCCGGAAACCACGCGGGATGCCTATGTGGGGATCGACAACCGGACTGCAGGTCGCACCGCAGGCGACCTGATGGTGTTGGCCCATCGCGGAGCGGCCTCCGAAGGGCGGGGCCGGATCCTTCCCATCACCGGCAGTCTCAGCGCCCGCGATCATGCCGACCGCTACGCCGGGTTCTGCGATGTGGTCTCGCCCGGTCTGCCGGTGCTGCCACCGCTGGAGACCGGCGACGACCCCGATGTGCTGGAACAGGCGCTGCGCCGCGCGCTTGATGCAAACCCCGACATTACCGGGGTCTACAATCTGGGTGCCGGCATTCCGGGGCTGGTCGCGGCCCTGTCGGCGACGGCACGGCCGCACCCTCCGGTGGTGATCAGCCACGAACTCTGCGCCGCGACCCGCGATGCCGTGGCGCAGGGCCTTATTGATGCGGTGATCGACCAGAAACCGGCGCAGGAAATCACCGCCGCCCTAGCGGCCCTTGTCGCGCTCAGCGACGGGCTGCCGTTCGACCCGCTGACCGCGCAGATCATTCCCGCCGTCCATTTCAAACACAACATGCCCCCGCAGCCTGCGGTCGGGCCAGAAGAGAGGGCCTGA
- a CDS encoding nucleotidyltransferase family protein produces the protein MTAIAILILAAGSASRMRGRDKLLEEIDGTPLLARICGAALGTGQDTYVTLPAAPHPRAQLLSRACPAATALFVPDAQEGMAASIRSGIAGLTKSYETVMILPADMPELTQADLAQVAGSAMALPDRILRATGTATGAATGPITGAQERFGHPVVFPRRYFAALGQLSGDQGARAVLKAAQDQGETIHPVPLPEAHALTDLDTPEAWTAWRRARTTFKSD, from the coding sequence ATGACCGCCATCGCCATTCTGATCCTCGCTGCCGGCAGCGCCTCGCGGATGCGCGGGCGTGACAAACTGCTGGAGGAGATCGACGGAACACCGCTTCTGGCCCGGATCTGCGGGGCGGCCCTTGGCACCGGGCAGGACACCTATGTCACCTTGCCAGCCGCACCCCACCCAAGAGCCCAGCTGCTCAGCCGCGCCTGCCCCGCTGCAACAGCGCTCTTTGTGCCGGACGCGCAGGAGGGCATGGCCGCCTCCATTCGCTCAGGCATCGCAGGTCTGACCAAGAGCTACGAGACGGTGATGATCCTGCCTGCCGATATGCCGGAGTTGACGCAAGCCGATCTGGCTCAGGTCGCGGGCAGCGCTATGGCGCTGCCAGACCGGATCCTGCGCGCGACCGGGACAGCAACCGGTGCAGCCACAGGCCCAATCACCGGGGCGCAGGAGCGGTTTGGACATCCGGTGGTCTTTCCCCGCCGGTATTTCGCCGCGCTCGGCCAGCTCAGCGGCGATCAGGGCGCCCGCGCGGTTCTAAAGGCTGCACAGGATCAGGGAGAGACCATTCACCCGGTGCCGCTGCCCGAGGCCCATGCGCTCACCGATCTGGACACACCCGAGGCGTGGACGGCCTGGCGCCGCGCGCGCACGACATTCAAAAGCGATTAG
- a CDS encoding alanyl-tRNA editing protein, with translation MTDQLFLTDAYAQQAPAQIIDHTNEGGLVLNQSVFYATGGGQPGDTGHLSWSDGAGAHRLTITNTVKGEAGAIVLLPEPDQPLPSVGQEVTQTLDWDRRLGHMRIHTALHLLSVVIPLPVSGGSIGADKGRLDFDMPEAPEDKQALEDALNALISRDLEVSERWITEEELDANPDLVKTMSVAPPRGNGRIRLVRIGTTQEQIDLQPCGGTHVRSTAEIGPIRLGKVEKKGKQNRRVYLHLGA, from the coding sequence ATGACCGACCAATTGTTCCTGACGGATGCCTATGCACAACAGGCCCCGGCGCAGATCATTGACCACACAAACGAAGGCGGGCTGGTGCTGAACCAGTCCGTCTTTTACGCAACCGGGGGCGGGCAACCGGGCGATACCGGTCATCTCAGCTGGTCCGATGGGGCAGGGGCGCACCGCCTGACCATCACCAATACGGTAAAGGGGGAGGCGGGCGCCATTGTCCTGCTGCCGGAACCTGACCAGCCGCTGCCCAGCGTCGGGCAGGAGGTGACGCAGACCCTCGACTGGGACCGCCGCCTTGGCCATATGCGCATCCATACCGCGCTGCACCTCCTCTCGGTGGTGATTCCCCTGCCGGTCTCCGGCGGTTCCATCGGCGCCGACAAGGGGCGGCTTGATTTTGACATGCCCGAGGCGCCGGAGGACAAACAGGCGCTGGAGGATGCGCTTAACGCCCTCATCAGCCGCGATCTGGAGGTCAGCGAACGCTGGATCACCGAAGAGGAGCTGGATGCAAACCCCGATCTGGTGAAAACCATGTCGGTGGCGCCGCCCCGTGGCAATGGCCGCATTCGGCTGGTGCGGATCGGTACGACGCAGGAGCAGATCGACCTGCAACCCTGCGGCGGCACCCATGTGCGCAGCACCGCTGAAATTGGTCCTATCCGCCTTGGAAAGGTTGAAAAAAAGGGCAAGCAGAACCGCCGTGTCTACCTGCATCTGGGGGCTTGA